ATTATCATTGTTGGTAAGTAAGGAGTTATAATGAAATACGGTAAAATAAAATTTGTGATAATCATTATTGCCATCGCATTAGGTATTTGGACACTCTATCCAACATATGAACTTTATCAGAGCGTCCCGAAACGGCGAAAAGTACTTTTACAAGAATTACAGAATGCGATGACCGGAAATGATTCGGCTCGGATTATTACGCAACTACAAGAACTCGTGGAAAGAGAAGCAGGTTTACACAAAAAAGCTTTACATCTTGGTCTTGATTTGGTTGGCGGAATGCATCTGGTCTTAGAAGTTGATAAATCAAAACTTACTAAAGAAGAAGCCAGAGACGCAACAGACCGAGCATTAGCAGTAATTCAAAATCGTATTGACCAACTTGGCGTATATGAACCAGTTATTCAAAAAATTGGTGGCGACCGAATTTTAATTCAACTGCCAGGAGTTGACCGAGAAAGAGCCAAATCTTTAATTGGTCAAATTGCGCTATTAGAATTTCGTTTAGTTGCCGATGAGCGGAAAACCGAAGATGTCTTAAGGACTATCGATAACTATTTTCGCCGACTCAACCAAGAAGATACGCTAATCAGCGAGCAAGGAAGATTTTTGAGTTATGTGATTAATCTTGGTCAATCGGATTATGGGGTAGAAGAGACTGATTTTATTAATTTTAATACAATGCTACAACAAGCAGAGTCGATTATTCCTGCAGATTATCAGATACTATTTGGTCCGCAAGAATCTTATCGCGGTCGGAGAATCCGACGCCTATATTTGGTAAAAAGAGAAAGCGAAATGACTGGCTCGAGTATCAGTGATGCTCATCCCAGTCCATATCAAGGAAGTGACGCTAACCTTGCGAATACTTGGATAGTTAGTTTAAAATTATCCCGAAAAGATGCGGGAAAATTTGCCAGTATCACTGGCAGGAATGTAGGAAAACGACTCGCAATTGTTCTTGATAATATTGTGCGCACTGCTCCAGTAATTAAAGAACGAATTGCTGGTGGTGAAGCAATGATTACCACTGGAGATGTTAATCCGGATAAAGCCCGTGATTTAGCTATTGTCTTGCGCAGCGGTGCTTTACCGGCTCCAGTCCGCATTGATGAAGAACGGTCAGTCGGTCCAGCATTAGGTCTAGACTCAATCCGAAAAGGAGTTCGCGCCGGCTTGATTGGTGCGTTATTAGTTGTTATCTTTATGATTATTTATTATAGTATATCTGGAATCATTGCTGATATTGTATTAATTTTGAATATCTTCTTTATCATTGTCGTATTAGCAGGATTAAAAGCAACCCTTTCTTTACCAGGCATTGCGGGTATTGCTTTAACTGTCGGTATGGCGGTTGATGCTAACATTCTAATTTTCGAACGCATCCGAGAAGAACTAAAAGCCGGTAAAACTGTTCGAGCTGCGATTGCCGCTGGTTATTCCCGGGCTGCAGTTACTATTTTTGATGCTAACATTACCACGATTATTACAACCATCGCACTCTATTTCTTTGGCACCGGACCGATTCGGGGTTTCGCTGTTACACTAATTATTGGTTTAGTACTTAATATCATTACAGCAGTATATGTAAGTCGATTTATTATGGATTGGATTACAACCCAATTTGCCGCCGAAAAGTTAAGAATATAATGTTCAGTAATACAAAGAGACTAATTCTATTAATAATCGGCTTTCTTATTTAGCAAGATAATATTGGAGGAAAATAATGTTACAGATATTTAAAAATGCTGATTTCAAAATTGTGCCCCGCAGGTATATTACATTTGGTATCTCAATTTTATTGACAATATTGACCATTATCTCCATTATTGTTCATAAGGGACTGAAATATGGGGTTGATTTCACAGGTGGCACTTTATTAGAAATTCATTTTGCAAAACCAATCGAGACACAAACTCTTAGAAATGCTTTTGCTAAACTCTCGGTCGGTAATGTAACAATCCAGAATTTGGGTGAGGGTTCGGATTTTATTGTCCGATTTGAATCACAAATGAAATCTGAATCTGCTGAAAGCACATCGGCGAATATTATTCAATTACTCCAAAATGAAATTCCGGATAATCCCGCTGAATTAGTTCGCATCGAGATGGTAGGGCCACGGATTGGTCGAGAATTGCAAAGAAATGCTTTGATTGCTGTGTTAATTGGTATGGTCGGCATATTAATTTATGTCAGTATTCGCTTCGATTTCCGCTTTGGCACGGCAGCGGTCATTGCTTTATTCCATGATGTCTTTACGACCATTGGGTTTATTTCAATAACCAATACTGAGATATCAATCCCGATTATTGCTGCCTTACTCACTATTATTGGTTATTCAGTGAATAATTCTATTGTGATTTCTGACCGGGTTCGAGAAAAT
Above is a window of candidate division WOR-3 bacterium DNA encoding:
- the secD gene encoding protein translocase subunit SecD; the encoded protein is MKYGKIKFVIIIIAIALGIWTLYPTYELYQSVPKRRKVLLQELQNAMTGNDSARIITQLQELVEREAGLHKKALHLGLDLVGGMHLVLEVDKSKLTKEEARDATDRALAVIQNRIDQLGVYEPVIQKIGGDRILIQLPGVDRERAKSLIGQIALLEFRLVADERKTEDVLRTIDNYFRRLNQEDTLISEQGRFLSYVINLGQSDYGVEETDFINFNTMLQQAESIIPADYQILFGPQESYRGRRIRRLYLVKRESEMTGSSISDAHPSPYQGSDANLANTWIVSLKLSRKDAGKFASITGRNVGKRLAIVLDNIVRTAPVIKERIAGGEAMITTGDVNPDKARDLAIVLRSGALPAPVRIDEERSVGPALGLDSIRKGVRAGLIGALLVVIFMIIYYSISGIIADIVLILNIFFIIVVLAGLKATLSLPGIAGIALTVGMAVDANILIFERIREELKAGKTVRAAIAAGYSRAAVTIFDANITTIITTIALYFFGTGPIRGFAVTLIIGLVLNIITAVYVSRFIMDWITTQFAAEKLRI
- the secF gene encoding protein translocase subunit SecF — protein: MLQIFKNADFKIVPRRYITFGISILLTILTIISIIVHKGLKYGVDFTGGTLLEIHFAKPIETQTLRNAFAKLSVGNVTIQNLGEGSDFIVRFESQMKSESAESTSANIIQLLQNEIPDNPAELVRIEMVGPRIGRELQRNALIAVLIGMVGILIYVSIRFDFRFGTAAVIALFHDVFTTIGFISITNTEISIPIIAALLTIIGYSVNNSIVISDRVRENLRRMIKAEFSTIINTSINQTLSRTTLTAFTTFIIAFVLYLFGAATIKDFAKVISFGIIIGTYSAIFIGAPLVAEWEKHFPMRRRR